One Sparus aurata chromosome 23, fSpaAur1.1, whole genome shotgun sequence genomic window, GGTCTTACAACATTGCTCCTGGGTTGTGCAACACAGAGCTTCCAGCTGGCTTGAAATTCTGAGAcgataaaagaaaacatgaaacatcagTCACGCGAGGCTGTGTGCTGCTTCATATAGTGTTGAAGAGAGTCACAAAGTTCCAACCTTGGTGGTGTTGGGAGGCAGCACATGAagctggtacacagtcagacaCAGTTTGCTTAGGTTGATGTAGAAGTTCACCATGACATCTCCTGGCATGGGAGGAGTGAACATCTTCTGTTgatggaaggagacaaacagcagGGTGAAGAGTGGCTGACGAGGGCCACGCAAGACAGCAGCGTCAAGCTTCATGCTACATTAgctgatgtgtttatttttccaatGCCCCCCTCAATACTTACATTACAGAGCCAATAACATGTGGACACCCTGACATTCACAGTTGACGGTGTGGCTGTGACTCGATGAGCACTTTCTTGCTGCTGTAACAGCGTCCACTCTACAAGAGTCAGTCTGTCTACCAGTTGAACCTGCTGCAGGGTTTTTCTCCTATTGAGCCACCAGAGCAGCAGTGAGGTCCCACACTGATGATGGTGAGAGAATCTAGCTCATAGTCAGTGTTCCAGTCCAAGATGaacacattgaaaagggttgagGCCTAAAGTATAGCAGCAGGTCTTTAAGGGCCTCTGAACAGGGTTTTCTGGTAGATTCTCAATCTTAATctcaagacttaaaacaaagGAGACCCTGCTTTTGAGGTTGTGGCTCCTTAACTTTGGAACTCTTTCCCATTTGACTTAAGAGCCATATGTTTACACTTAAAGTGGTCATAAGCAGAAAAAGGTTGGGAGATAGGTTTCTAAAATATCACTGTATACAGGAACAAAGAAGCCCAGACCAATCCaggaaaaacagcccaaaaCACAAAAGTATGAGGTTTGTCATGTACTTTTGACCACATGACAGTCTTGGTCAGAACCCTTTGATAACCAGGGATTCTtaccaaatgtgtttgtgttcatcttCACTAGCAGATTTGATCAGAAACATTGCTGCCTCAAAAATCCACTGTTACTCAAACACTGATCCTTATGGTgtcaaagctgtgtttgtgtagtgTTTACTGTCTCGTGTCCTGTACCATCAGACCGCTGGTGGCCAGCTCAGGAAGCGTCATGGAGGCCGGAGTGGTGAGGCGGTTCCGTGCTCGCGTCAGCTGGAGCATCACAGCATCCATGAGCTGCAGCAGTAACAGAAACATGAAGTCAGTATCACTGACACAGTTAAGGGGAGCTCCTCCATGTTCAGCTGTGCGCTGGTTGCAACAAGGTGTGGCTGTCACGAGCTGACAGAGGACAGACCTTATTAACCTCAGCCCCCGTCTTGAAGTGGTAGCTGTCATCATGGCtgctcagcagctgcagagccTGGGTCACATGATTCCTGGCATCTTGGATCTGATAGATGATTAGAGACAAGACAGAGGTGGGACGGTGAGCGGGATGGGTACGGAAGTTTATGTCTAAAGCCAAGATAAGACAGTTGTTGTTGGCGTCAGTTATCAGTACACAGTGATATGTGCTGAAGGCTGAATAAAGAATAGTGTTTTACAGTTGTACAGTATGTTAAAGGATGTCTTGAGCTGTCATTAGGCCCTGCTGTGGGGATCAGGCTGAGCGTAGTTCTCTAACCCTGATATGAGATACTTTTAGTCTTAACTTGGGGTGTCAGACAGTTCATACAATCCTCACAGCTTGAGACTCACACAACAGTTTCTTCCCGTTGTTCTCATGGGGTTACATGTGACTGACTGAACTGTACCTGCTGCAGTTTCCACTGCTTGTCCTCTCTGAACTGAAAGTGTAGCGCTTGGTTGTTCTTTGCAACCTTCAGGTTTATGTCCTGttcaaaaaagcaaaacattaaCAGAACATGTGAGCTTCAACCAATGTGTCACTTTCCCACAAAGAGAAGACAAGCCTGAGTGAGAAGAGACAAACTCACAGCCTGAGTCAGAGCCTCGCCCTGCAGAGTCAGCACCCCCTTCACTTGATCCATGCTGCAAAACAACACATCACAGCTTTATTACAACGTGCAGAGAGGCACAGACTCTTTATGGGAAGGGAGGGCAACAGCTCTGAAAGATTACAACATGACAGAAATGACCAACATGTTCATTCTCAGCACATTTCAAACCAACTATCACTGAGCATCTGACAGCCACTTCCTCCACAGAAAGACATTGTTAAATAATGGAGAGGGACAGTTATTTCACTAAAGACGAGTGCACACTCTGAACACATACAAAATACAcacttaataataattaaaaataatggaTGTTTAGGTATTACGTTGAGCTGCCGAGGATGAAGTTTTCCTGTTTGAGCTGGCTCTCCAGACCTGGTGTCGGCATGGAGAAACGTCTCGATGCCTCCTGTCGATGGCAGCGAAAACAAACCATTAGTAGCAAATCTTACTCACATGGTTGCGAAGTTACGGCCTTTGTGTTAACATCGTAGATTGATACTGACTGctccagatggccagtccaggCAATGATTGCATAGCTGGTGTTAAGGGACTCCAAAAGATGGAAATTCATCGCAGCATCAGATAACTtttaaggaacagttcaccaaaaatgTGATCCAGTCCTCATCTCCTCACTGCATGCTGGTGGAAAGTCAGGTTAAAGTCTCGTAgtccacacaacacacacacacacacacacacacacacacacacacacacacacacacacacacacacacacacacacacacacacacacacacacacacacacacacacacacacacacacacaccagttttcCTGTGTGGTCTAATACACTCTGTTTGATAAACTCTACCTACCTCTTCAACACCCACATCTTTCAGACTCCCTGCCACCACTTTATAGATGCACGCTTGAGTCATATATTTCCTCAGATGTCAAAGATCCTCCAGAACTACAGATGACATGATCCAATCCATTGATTGCACAGGCTGACTAACCATAACAAAATCAACAGATCTTCATGTGTAAAGGTGGTGAGATGGTCCTCTTCACTCAGACTTAAATACAGCTGCAGTGGCATGCAAAAATATTCATActccttgaacttttccacattttgtcatgtttcaaccacaaacataaatgtattttattgggattttatgtgttGGAccaagaaaaagtaaaaaacagaaaagtgtggcgtgcaaaagtattcacccctgcaatgacagctggaattttcaagtcttgccagagattctcaagttgatttaggtctggactttgactgggccattctaacacatgtttattctttgatctaaaccattccattgtagctctggctgtatgtttaggcgcattgtcctgctggaaggtgaaactccgccccagtctcaagtcttttgcagactcttaacaggttttcttcaaagattgtcctgtatttggctccatccatcttcccatcaactcagaccagcttccctgtccctgctgacgAAAAGCATCCTCAcaacatgatgctgccaccaccatgtttcatggtggggatggtgtgttcagggtcatgtgcagtgttagttttctgccaTACATTgcgttttgcatttaggccaaaaacgtcaattttggtctcatctgcccagagcaccttcctctacatgtttgttgtgcccccacatggcttgtggtaaactgcatggctttgtttcaacaatggctctcttcttgccactcttccataaatgCCCGATTTCTGGCgtgcatgactaatagttgtcctgtggacagattctcccacctgagctgtggatccctgcagctcctccagagttatcatgggcctcttggctgcttctctgatcaatgctctccttgcccgGCCTGTCAGTTCAGGTGgacggccatgtcttggtaggtttgcagttgtgccatactctttccattttcaggtgatggattgaacagtgctctgtgagatgttcaaagcttgggatattttttcatatcctaatcatgctttaaacttctccacagcTTTCTCCCTGACCTGTCCTGCTGTGTTCCTCGGGCTTCATGATGCCGTTTGTTCACTAATGATCTCtaacaaacctctgaggctttcacagaacagcAGAATTTTGAAAACCATGTCTCATTCCCTTCCACTCCACAACTATGTGCCACTGTTTACCATATACAAGAAAGCTGAACT contains:
- the rogdi gene encoding protein rogdi homolog; amino-acid sequence: MLNSQRSLSELPKMSAASQVERAVLEEEFNWLLKEEVHAVLKQLQDVLKEASRRFSMPTPGLESQLKQENFILGSSTMDQVKGVLTLQGEALTQADINLKVAKNNQALHFQFREDKQWKLQQIQDARNHVTQALQLLSSHDDSYHFKTGAEVNKLMDAVMLQLTRARNRLTTPASMTLPELATSGLMKMFTPPMPGDVMVNFYINLSKLCLTVYQLHVLPPNTTKNFKPAGSSVLHNPGAMFELNNNRFEVSHVHKVECVVPWLNDTLVFFTISLQLCQQLKDKISVFSSFWNYRPF